In Halobaculum sp. XH14, a single genomic region encodes these proteins:
- the aroC gene encoding chorismate synthase → MNGNEFGRLFRVTTYGESHGDAMGCTVSGVPAGVELDEETIQRDLDRRKPGQSMITTSRGEPDEVTINSGLQDGYTTGTPVGMVIQNKDARSGKYEPFVTAPRPSHGDFTYSAKFGTRNWGGGGRSSARETVNWVAAGAVAKAVLDGSEYDVEIKAHVNQIGDVEAPEVSFAEMLEHSEENEVRCGHPETAERMRERIDEYQEAGDSIGGAIAFEARGVPRGLGAPRFDSVPSRLGRAMMAIPATTAFEFGLGRDAREVAGHERNENWEFDDGEGHDETVSDEGDPVPVGNDHGGLQGGITTGEPIYGEVSFHAPTSIPKEQTTVDWETGEEKEIQVVGRHDPVLPPRGVPVVEAMLWCTVLDFMLLGGRINPDRLDGDVGEYDTEYHPSSPE, encoded by the coding sequence ATGAACGGCAACGAGTTCGGCCGGCTCTTCCGGGTCACCACCTACGGTGAGAGCCACGGCGACGCGATGGGGTGTACCGTTTCGGGGGTGCCGGCCGGCGTCGAACTGGACGAGGAGACGATCCAGCGCGACCTCGACCGCCGCAAGCCCGGGCAGTCGATGATCACGACCAGCCGCGGCGAGCCCGACGAGGTGACGATCAACTCCGGGCTCCAGGACGGCTACACGACGGGCACGCCGGTCGGGATGGTCATCCAGAACAAGGACGCCCGCTCGGGCAAGTACGAGCCGTTCGTCACCGCGCCGCGGCCCTCGCACGGCGACTTCACCTACTCCGCGAAGTTCGGGACGCGCAACTGGGGCGGCGGCGGCCGCTCCTCGGCGCGCGAGACGGTGAACTGGGTCGCCGCCGGTGCGGTGGCGAAGGCGGTGCTCGACGGGAGCGAGTACGACGTCGAGATCAAGGCCCACGTCAACCAGATCGGCGACGTCGAGGCCCCGGAGGTGAGCTTCGCGGAGATGCTGGAGCACTCGGAGGAGAACGAGGTGCGGTGTGGCCACCCGGAGACGGCCGAACGGATGCGCGAACGCATCGACGAGTACCAGGAGGCGGGCGACTCCATCGGCGGCGCGATCGCGTTCGAGGCTCGCGGGGTCCCGCGCGGGCTCGGCGCGCCGCGCTTCGACTCGGTGCCCTCGCGGCTCGGCCGCGCGATGATGGCCATCCCGGCCACGACGGCGTTCGAGTTCGGCCTCGGGCGCGACGCGCGGGAGGTCGCGGGCCACGAGCGGAACGAGAACTGGGAGTTCGACGACGGCGAGGGTCACGACGAAACCGTCAGCGACGAGGGCGACCCGGTGCCGGTCGGCAACGATCACGGCGGGCTTCAGGGCGGCATCACCACCGGCGAACCGATCTACGGCGAGGTGTCGTTCCACGCGCCGACGTCGATTCCGAAGGAGCAGACGACCGTCGACTGGGAGACGGGCGAGGAGAAGGAGATCCAGGTCGTCGGCCGCCACGACCCGGTGTTGCCCCCGCGGGGCGTGCCGGTGGTCGAGGCGATGTTGTGGTGTACGGTGCTCGACTTCATGCTGCTGGGGGGGCGGATCAATCCGGATCGACTGGATGGGGATGTGGGGGAGTACGACACGGAGTACCATCCGAGCAGTCCGGAGTGA
- a CDS encoding universal stress protein: MYDEVLLPTDGSDGTEAALAHAEALGLAFDARVHVLFVADTNRDSVATLAGGETTDVLSEKGHEIVEETSAALDPAVDRVTEVLQGDPHGTIVDYADEYGVDLVVMATHGRRGLDRFLLGSVTERVVRTANVPVMTVRLDEE, encoded by the coding sequence ATGTACGACGAGGTCCTCCTGCCGACCGACGGAAGCGACGGCACCGAGGCCGCGCTGGCACACGCCGAAGCGCTCGGCCTGGCGTTCGACGCGAGAGTCCACGTCCTGTTCGTCGCCGACACGAACCGCGACAGCGTCGCCACGCTCGCGGGGGGCGAGACGACGGACGTGTTGAGCGAGAAGGGCCACGAGATCGTCGAGGAGACGTCGGCCGCGCTGGACCCGGCCGTCGACAGGGTGACGGAGGTGCTCCAGGGCGACCCCCACGGGACCATCGTCGACTACGCCGACGAGTACGGCGTGGACCTCGTGGTGATGGCGACCCACGGCCGGCGGGGGCTCGACCGGTTCCTGCTCGGCAGCGTCACCGAGCGGGTGGTTCGGACCGCGAACGTGCCCGTGATGACGGTTCGGCTGGACGAGGAGTAG
- a CDS encoding DUF7128 family protein, translated as MVTETERDDMTWYQCERCGLLLDDPDDARQHEENCDAEEPSYLQ; from the coding sequence ATGGTCACCGAGACCGAGCGGGACGACATGACGTGGTACCAGTGCGAGCGGTGCGGGCTCCTGCTGGACGACCCCGACGACGCCCGCCAGCACGAGGAGAACTGCGACGCCGAGGAGCCCTCGTACCTCCAGTAA
- a CDS encoding S1C family serine protease, producing MPNRREFLAAAGTAAAGGLAGCVRVGSSAGSSGESATPDTTTVYEATLPSVVGVLVYGPNGPVAEGSGFVGPDGVVITNEHVVADATDVRLRFEGNEWRGATVVGTDAYSDLAVLRPAERPESATPLPFVDTDPEPPVGTDVLAIGSPYGFDGSASEGIISGVDRLLPAPNEFQIADAVQTDAALNPGNSGGPLVTLDGDVVGVVSSAGGENVGFAISAALATRVVPALAAEGRYDHPYMGTSLLEVTPAVAETYDLADVGGVVVAEVLAGGPSEGVLRGADAETVTDGVAVPTGGDVIRGLNGDDVETMADLSNTLALDTGPDETVPVTVLREDEELTVDLTLGARPQPS from the coding sequence ATGCCCAATCGGAGGGAGTTCCTCGCCGCCGCTGGCACCGCGGCCGCCGGCGGCCTCGCGGGCTGCGTGCGGGTCGGGAGTTCGGCCGGCTCGTCCGGGGAGAGCGCGACGCCCGACACGACCACCGTTTACGAGGCGACGCTCCCCTCGGTGGTCGGCGTGCTCGTCTACGGACCGAACGGTCCCGTCGCGGAGGGGTCGGGGTTCGTCGGTCCCGACGGCGTCGTGATCACGAACGAGCACGTCGTCGCCGACGCGACTGACGTCCGACTCAGGTTCGAGGGCAACGAGTGGCGCGGGGCGACCGTCGTCGGCACGGACGCCTACAGCGACCTCGCGGTCCTGCGCCCTGCCGAGCGCCCCGAATCGGCGACCCCGCTCCCGTTCGTCGACACCGACCCGGAGCCGCCGGTCGGCACGGACGTCCTCGCGATCGGCTCGCCGTACGGCTTCGACGGCTCCGCCTCGGAGGGGATCATCAGCGGCGTCGACCGACTGCTCCCCGCGCCCAACGAGTTCCAGATCGCCGACGCCGTCCAGACGGACGCCGCGCTGAACCCCGGAAACAGCGGCGGGCCGCTCGTCACGCTCGACGGCGACGTCGTCGGCGTGGTCAGTTCGGCCGGCGGCGAGAACGTCGGCTTCGCCATCTCGGCCGCGCTCGCGACGCGGGTCGTCCCGGCGCTGGCCGCGGAGGGTCGGTACGACCACCCGTACATGGGAACGAGCCTGCTGGAGGTCACGCCCGCTGTCGCCGAGACGTACGACCTCGCGGACGTCGGCGGCGTCGTCGTCGCCGAGGTGCTGGCGGGCGGGCCGTCGGAAGGGGTCCTCCGGGGAGCGGACGCCGAGACGGTGACGGACGGCGTCGCCGTGCCGACCGGCGGCGACGTGATCCGGGGGCTGAACGGCGACGACGTCGAGACGATGGCGGACCTCTCGAACACGCTCGCGCTCGACACCGGCCCCGACGAGACGGTTCCGGTCACGGTGTTGCGCGAGGATGAGGAGCTGACCGTCGACCTCACGCTCGGCGCGCGACCGCAGCCCTCCTGA
- a CDS encoding methyl-accepting chemotaxis protein, which translates to MTLVPDAIRRSYLRKFAAVTLLTLVVVAGVGAAMQGQVASDLRERTHDDLRSSAELNAADLGGWVEEHRQTTRLVSDMAKGRDDTGMKTLFGTEVNRLPGDVAALHYVDAETMRVNVSSDEAAVGTTLDGVVWEETGSQSLVGLSPVGTAVSSVFGDDDQRKVAFASYVPGTTNAVVMTVNATARDAALRSAGTERFTRVVDGRTATVQFASDVDRAGSTYPGGTEAPAVNAASSGESGVHEADGSDVVTAYAPVEGTDWVVVTTVPKSSAYALATDVRRGFLIVIGLSLLGFVVLGVTMGRTTGVTLRGLAGRAEALANGETDVDATRTDRIDEVGDVRNAIVDVTEYLDSASAQADAVARKEFDAAAFDEDVPGELGESLLSMRADLRSLIAEMEATNEELERVAAAYGDRLDAAADGDLTVRLPAETDNEAMRSVAHACNGMLADLERTVGRVDSVADEVARSSTEASEGVAEAEQASREVASATDEISAGAAEQSEHLSEVTSEMGQLSAAVEEVAATAGEVAEQSTEAVETGEEGTALADAAVDEMAAIESASEETADAVGGLESEVEEIGEIVELIDGIAEQTNVLALNASIEAARAGEAGEGFAVVAEEVKSLATETREATARIAGLVEQVQDSTDDAVADIEGMRERVADGTETIEAGLSALEDVVDAVESANDGVQSISRAADDQAASAEEVATLAEDVATVSEETAAEADTVSAAAEEQSASLDQVSGEVARVSERATELRSLTEQFETEHEREVNGDSVAEEAGRGGTSGDSGFAFDGETVAADDD; encoded by the coding sequence ATGACACTCGTTCCGGACGCGATCCGCCGCTCGTACCTGCGGAAGTTCGCGGCGGTGACCCTCCTGACGCTGGTCGTCGTCGCCGGCGTGGGCGCGGCGATGCAGGGACAGGTCGCGTCGGACCTCCGCGAGCGGACCCACGACGACCTCCGTTCGAGCGCCGAGTTGAACGCGGCGGACCTCGGCGGCTGGGTCGAGGAGCACCGCCAGACGACGCGGCTCGTCTCCGACATGGCGAAGGGGCGCGACGACACGGGGATGAAGACGCTGTTCGGCACCGAGGTGAACCGGCTCCCCGGCGACGTGGCGGCGCTCCACTACGTCGACGCCGAGACGATGCGGGTCAACGTGAGCAGCGACGAGGCCGCGGTCGGCACGACGCTCGACGGCGTGGTCTGGGAGGAGACCGGGAGCCAGTCCCTGGTCGGGCTCTCCCCCGTCGGGACGGCCGTTTCGAGCGTCTTCGGCGACGACGATCAACGGAAGGTGGCGTTCGCCAGCTACGTGCCCGGCACCACGAACGCGGTCGTGATGACCGTGAACGCGACCGCCCGTGACGCGGCGCTGCGGTCGGCCGGGACCGAACGGTTCACGCGCGTCGTCGACGGCCGGACCGCGACCGTCCAGTTCGCCTCCGACGTCGACCGTGCGGGAAGCACCTACCCGGGCGGTACGGAAGCGCCCGCAGTGAACGCCGCGTCTTCGGGTGAATCCGGCGTTCACGAGGCGGACGGCAGCGACGTCGTCACGGCCTACGCTCCGGTCGAGGGGACCGACTGGGTCGTCGTCACGACGGTTCCCAAATCGAGCGCGTACGCGCTTGCCACGGACGTCCGGCGCGGGTTCCTGATCGTCATCGGCCTGTCGCTGCTCGGGTTCGTCGTGCTGGGCGTGACGATGGGCCGGACGACCGGGGTGACGCTCCGGGGGCTCGCCGGGCGCGCCGAGGCGCTCGCGAACGGGGAGACGGACGTCGACGCGACCCGGACGGACCGCATCGACGAGGTCGGCGACGTTCGCAACGCCATCGTCGACGTGACCGAGTACCTCGATTCGGCGTCCGCACAGGCCGACGCGGTGGCCCGGAAGGAGTTCGACGCGGCCGCGTTCGACGAGGACGTGCCCGGCGAGCTCGGCGAGTCGCTGCTGTCGATGCGGGCCGACCTGCGCTCGCTAATCGCGGAGATGGAGGCGACGAACGAGGAGCTCGAACGCGTCGCCGCCGCGTACGGCGACCGACTCGACGCGGCCGCCGACGGCGACCTCACGGTGCGGCTGCCCGCCGAGACCGACAACGAAGCGATGCGCTCGGTCGCCCACGCGTGCAACGGGATGCTCGCGGACCTCGAGCGCACGGTCGGTCGCGTCGACAGCGTCGCCGACGAGGTTGCGCGGTCGAGCACGGAGGCGAGCGAGGGCGTCGCGGAGGCCGAGCAGGCGAGCCGCGAGGTGGCGAGCGCGACCGACGAGATCTCGGCCGGCGCGGCAGAGCAGTCCGAGCACCTCTCGGAGGTCACCTCGGAGATGGGACAGCTCTCTGCGGCCGTCGAGGAGGTCGCGGCCACCGCCGGCGAGGTCGCGGAGCAGTCGACGGAAGCAGTCGAGACGGGCGAGGAGGGGACGGCGCTCGCGGACGCGGCCGTCGACGAGATGGCGGCGATCGAGTCCGCGAGCGAGGAGACGGCGGACGCCGTGGGCGGGCTTGAGTCCGAGGTCGAGGAGATCGGCGAGATCGTCGAACTCATCGACGGCATCGCGGAACAGACGAACGTGCTCGCGCTGAACGCGAGCATCGAGGCCGCCCGTGCGGGCGAGGCGGGCGAGGGGTTCGCGGTCGTCGCCGAGGAGGTCAAGTCGCTCGCAACCGAGACGCGGGAGGCGACCGCCAGGATCGCGGGCCTGGTCGAGCAGGTGCAGGACTCGACCGACGACGCCGTCGCGGACATCGAGGGGATGCGCGAGCGGGTCGCGGACGGCACAGAGACCATCGAAGCGGGCCTCTCCGCGCTGGAGGACGTCGTGGACGCCGTGGAGTCGGCCAACGACGGCGTCCAGTCGATCAGCAGGGCCGCCGACGACCAGGCCGCCTCGGCCGAGGAAGTCGCCACGCTCGCCGAGGACGTGGCGACCGTGAGCGAGGAGACCGCGGCCGAGGCCGACACCGTCTCCGCGGCCGCCGAGGAGCAGAGCGCGTCGCTCGATCAGGTGAGCGGCGAGGTGGCACGGGTCTCCGAGCGCGCCACCGAACTGCGGAGCCTCACCGAGCAGTTCGAGACTGAGCACGAGCGCGAGGTGAACGGGGACAGCGTGGCCGAGGAAGCGGGGCGCGGGGGAACGAGCGGGGACTCCGGCTTCGCGTTCGACGGGGAGACCGTCGCGGCTGACGACGACTGA
- a CDS encoding acyl-CoA thioesterase, with the protein MTDGRDGVALAESYTEMTELLLPNDTNYLGRALGGTVLHWMDICGAIAGMRFASEQVVTASMDHVDFISPIDLGEVAVVEAYVFNTGRTSVDVKVDVRAENPRTGDERVTTSSFFTFVALDDDGRPTPVPSLECPSENESELRRVAVEERRTQLENVADRLEG; encoded by the coding sequence ATGACGGACGGACGCGACGGGGTGGCGCTCGCCGAGTCGTACACCGAGATGACCGAACTCCTGTTGCCGAACGACACGAACTACCTCGGCCGCGCGCTCGGGGGGACGGTGCTCCACTGGATGGACATCTGCGGGGCCATCGCCGGGATGCGCTTCGCCTCCGAACAGGTCGTCACCGCGTCGATGGACCACGTCGACTTCATCTCGCCGATCGATCTGGGCGAGGTCGCCGTCGTCGAGGCGTACGTGTTCAACACCGGCCGGACGAGCGTGGACGTGAAAGTCGACGTCCGCGCCGAGAACCCGCGGACCGGCGATGAGCGCGTGACCACCTCCTCGTTTTTCACGTTCGTCGCGCTCGACGACGACGGCCGCCCGACGCCCGTCCCCTCGCTCGAGTGCCCGAGCGAGAACGAGTCGGAACTCCGGCGGGTCGCCGTCGAGGAGCGGCGGACCCAGCTGGAGAACGTTGCGGACCGGCTCGAGGGCTGA
- a CDS encoding methyl-accepting chemotaxis protein yields MSDTEGGSAGRHVPGGGRPTTDGAERLAESYLERADPAGPAERDRLEAAFWRDMFDGLVAALPESALVVDDGGQITHWNEAHTEMVGISEAEAVGNNAHEVLGTEGTEETLAEKVSRLGETVAEDDVREIPGSDKALQVYAVPLTAPDGEPVGAFSVAADVTDHVRRQRDLERLQSRVSGAIRERTADLADAVDEVAEFADDADEFAAKQAERMREIAGEMTDQSASVEEIAASAEQVTVASDRTRDLVEEGDDAATDVADAMAGVEDATDEVAGAVDDLTDRADEVGEVVELIDGIAEQTNMLALNASIEAARAGEAGEGFAVVAEEVKSLAEESREHAERVDDLVGDMQERSHETARLLDATTDEVSAAIERIDGVTEALSEISAAVEETADGAAQVAEATDDQAASAEEVAAMVEDAVSEIETLEDRLDAVADTAAEGRQRVREVEESVEELRTE; encoded by the coding sequence ATGAGCGACACCGAGGGCGGATCCGCCGGGAGACACGTACCCGGCGGAGGCCGGCCGACGACGGACGGAGCCGAACGGCTCGCCGAGTCGTATCTCGAACGCGCGGACCCTGCCGGGCCGGCCGAGCGCGACCGACTGGAAGCGGCGTTCTGGCGCGACATGTTCGACGGGCTCGTCGCGGCGCTCCCCGAGAGCGCGCTCGTCGTCGACGACGGCGGGCAGATCACCCACTGGAACGAGGCCCACACCGAGATGGTCGGCATCAGCGAGGCGGAGGCAGTCGGCAACAACGCCCACGAGGTGCTCGGCACCGAGGGAACCGAGGAGACGCTGGCCGAAAAAGTCTCGCGGCTCGGGGAGACGGTCGCCGAGGACGACGTCCGCGAGATCCCGGGGAGCGACAAGGCGCTGCAGGTGTACGCGGTCCCGCTCACCGCGCCGGACGGCGAACCGGTCGGGGCGTTCTCGGTCGCCGCGGACGTGACCGACCACGTCAGGCGACAGCGCGACCTCGAACGCCTCCAGTCGCGGGTGAGCGGCGCGATCCGGGAACGCACCGCCGACCTCGCGGACGCCGTCGACGAGGTCGCGGAGTTCGCTGACGACGCCGACGAGTTCGCGGCCAAGCAGGCCGAGCGGATGCGGGAGATCGCGGGGGAGATGACCGACCAGAGCGCCAGCGTCGAGGAGATCGCCGCCAGCGCCGAGCAGGTGACCGTCGCCAGCGACCGGACGCGCGACCTCGTGGAGGAGGGCGACGACGCGGCCACCGACGTCGCCGACGCGATGGCCGGCGTCGAGGACGCGACCGACGAGGTCGCGGGCGCGGTCGACGACCTGACCGACCGGGCCGACGAGGTCGGCGAGGTGGTCGAACTCATCGACGGCATCGCCGAGCAGACGAACATGCTGGCGCTGAACGCGAGCATCGAGGCCGCCAGGGCGGGCGAGGCGGGCGAGGGGTTCGCGGTCGTCGCCGAGGAGGTCAAGTCGCTCGCCGAGGAGAGCCGCGAGCACGCCGAGCGCGTCGACGACCTCGTCGGCGACATGCAAGAGCGGAGCCACGAGACCGCCAGGCTGCTCGACGCGACGACCGACGAGGTGTCGGCCGCCATCGAGCGCATCGACGGCGTGACCGAGGCGCTCTCCGAGATCTCGGCGGCGGTCGAGGAGACGGCCGACGGGGCCGCGCAGGTCGCGGAGGCGACCGACGACCAGGCCGCCTCGGCCGAGGAGGTCGCCGCGATGGTCGAGGACGCGGTCTCGGAGATCGAGACGCTGGAGGACCGGCTCGATGCCGTCGCCGACACCGCCGCCGAGGGCCGCCAGCGCGTCCGGGAGGTCGAGGAGAGCGTCGAGGAACTGCGGACGGAGTGA
- a CDS encoding bifunctional nuclease family protein, which translates to MDHEAEVAGIGVGVGPDGEEVPAVVLRVRGEVLPIFVTRDQAQSIRLAMDGGVFDRPLTHDLLVEMLTEFGGAVDSVRIDDITDGTFYGKVDAERYEDGEPESFVFDARPSDAIALATRFECPILVGDEVVDAAGQSPESIEMSGGDEFGDEERGR; encoded by the coding sequence ATGGACCACGAGGCGGAGGTCGCCGGCATCGGCGTCGGCGTCGGCCCCGACGGCGAGGAGGTTCCCGCGGTCGTGTTACGGGTTCGCGGGGAAGTGCTCCCGATCTTCGTGACGCGCGATCAGGCCCAGTCGATCCGCCTGGCGATGGACGGCGGCGTCTTCGACCGCCCGCTCACCCACGACCTCCTCGTGGAGATGCTCACCGAGTTCGGCGGCGCGGTCGACTCGGTCCGCATCGACGACATCACCGACGGCACGTTCTACGGCAAGGTCGACGCGGAACGCTACGAGGACGGCGAGCCGGAGTCGTTCGTCTTCGACGCCCGCCCGAGCGACGCCATCGCGCTCGCCACGCGGTTCGAGTGCCCCATCCTCGTCGGCGACGAGGTCGTCGACGCGGCCGGCCAGTCGCCCGAGTCGATCGAGATGAGCGGCGGCGACGAGTTCGGGGACGAGGAACGCGGGCGCTGA
- a CDS encoding TraB/GumN family protein → MNEDTDDGVPAPPEPSGSAGEGSVRVVGTAHVSEESVTEVEETIEAERPDVVAVELDEGRYRQMKGETPDDLDPGDLLQGNTVFQFLAYWMLSYVQTRMGDRFDVEPGAEMMAAVETAEEFGLGVALVDRDIQTTIQRFWARMSVLEKARMVGALAFGVTDPRIAGVAVGLVVGLLLGPVLALFGGAVGLTDALLAQVATGAFAGVVVGVLASYLAAELGLDSTTGLFGSVAAGAVGGSVVFVTGAGAGAVTGLLSPFVVGAIGSLVLGLVVGIGVGLLAAATMSLTGIGLASEEELEEMEGFDPAELTDTDVVSAMMEEFRQFSPGGAEALIDERDAFIAHRLVGLREAGFSVVAVVGAGHREGIERYLADPATIPPMESITGTAKSRGVPWGKVVGYGVTVAFLAFFLLLAMAGVRNEQLLTLFAAWFLINGVFAAGLAKAAGARWSSAGVGGLVAWMTSINPALAPGWFTGYMELRHLTVNVADIGRLNELLADETRPIGDVLRDMLDVPLFKLIVIVAMTNIGSIIATVLFGLYVLPQFSSSFDAGVTRLMLEGARESARIVWTTVRGVLA, encoded by the coding sequence ATGAACGAGGACACCGACGACGGCGTCCCCGCGCCGCCGGAGCCGTCCGGGTCGGCCGGCGAGGGGAGCGTCCGCGTCGTCGGCACCGCCCACGTCTCCGAGGAGTCGGTCACCGAGGTCGAGGAGACCATCGAGGCGGAGCGGCCCGACGTCGTCGCGGTCGAACTCGACGAGGGACGCTACCGTCAGATGAAGGGCGAGACGCCCGACGACCTCGACCCGGGCGACCTGCTCCAGGGCAACACCGTCTTCCAGTTCCTCGCCTACTGGATGCTCTCGTACGTCCAGACGCGGATGGGCGACCGGTTCGACGTCGAACCCGGCGCGGAGATGATGGCCGCCGTCGAGACCGCAGAGGAGTTCGGCCTCGGCGTCGCGCTGGTCGACCGCGACATCCAGACCACCATCCAGCGGTTCTGGGCCCGGATGTCGGTCCTGGAGAAGGCCCGAATGGTCGGCGCACTGGCGTTCGGCGTCACCGACCCCAGGATCGCCGGCGTCGCCGTCGGGCTGGTCGTCGGCCTGCTGCTCGGTCCCGTCCTCGCGCTGTTCGGCGGGGCCGTCGGGCTCACCGACGCGCTGCTGGCGCAGGTGGCGACCGGCGCGTTCGCGGGCGTCGTTGTCGGCGTTCTGGCGAGCTATCTCGCGGCGGAACTCGGGCTGGACTCGACGACGGGCCTCTTCGGCAGCGTCGCCGCCGGCGCGGTCGGCGGCTCGGTCGTGTTCGTCACGGGCGCGGGCGCCGGTGCGGTCACCGGGCTGCTCTCGCCGTTCGTCGTCGGCGCGATCGGCAGCCTCGTCCTGGGCCTCGTCGTCGGAATCGGCGTCGGACTGCTCGCCGCGGCGACGATGAGCCTGACCGGCATCGGGCTGGCGAGCGAGGAGGAACTGGAGGAGATGGAGGGGTTCGACCCGGCCGAACTCACCGACACCGACGTGGTGAGCGCGATGATGGAGGAGTTCCGCCAGTTCTCCCCGGGCGGCGCGGAGGCGCTCATCGACGAGCGCGACGCGTTCATCGCCCACCGGCTCGTCGGCCTCCGGGAGGCCGGCTTCTCGGTCGTCGCCGTCGTCGGCGCGGGCCACCGCGAGGGGATCGAACGCTACCTCGCGGACCCGGCGACCATCCCCCCGATGGAGTCGATCACGGGGACGGCGAAATCCCGCGGCGTCCCCTGGGGGAAGGTCGTCGGCTACGGCGTCACCGTGGCGTTCCTCGCGTTCTTCCTCCTGCTGGCGATGGCGGGGGTCCGGAACGAACAGCTCCTCACGCTGTTTGCCGCGTGGTTCCTCATCAACGGCGTGTTCGCGGCCGGGCTGGCGAAGGCGGCCGGCGCGCGCTGGAGTTCCGCGGGCGTCGGCGGGCTGGTCGCCTGGATGACCTCCATCAACCCCGCGCTCGCGCCCGGCTGGTTCACCGGCTACATGGAACTGCGCCACCTGACCGTCAACGTCGCCGACATCGGCCGGCTGAACGAACTGCTCGCCGACGAAACGCGCCCCATCGGCGACGTCCTGCGCGACATGCTCGACGTGCCGCTGTTCAAGCTCATCGTCATCGTGGCGATGACGAACATCGGGAGCATCATCGCCACCGTGCTGTTCGGGCTGTACGTGCTCCCGCAGTTCTCCAGCAGCTTCGACGCCGGCGTCACACGGCTCATGCTGGAGGGGGCACGCGAGAGCGCCCGCATCGTCTGGACGACGGTCCGGGGGGTGCTCGCGTGA
- a CDS encoding metalloprotease encodes MNGLSFSAPERRDLLVAWLALGLAFALFFIGGGPAVIAALSSGGLGGLATAFVISLLTAGVGFLLHELAHKVVAVRYGQRAAFRADYGMLFLAVVSALAGFLFAAPGAVHHQGRITKREHGLIALAGPAVNVVLGTLFLPILLLAPSGSGPLALIGSYGVAVNYLLGAFNLIPFGPLDGATVRSWSTPIWFVSFLVCAALAVFFGFAALP; translated from the coding sequence GTGAACGGGCTCTCGTTTTCCGCCCCGGAGCGCCGGGACCTGCTCGTCGCGTGGCTGGCGCTCGGACTCGCGTTCGCGCTCTTCTTCATCGGCGGCGGCCCGGCGGTCATCGCGGCGCTCTCCTCCGGGGGCCTCGGGGGGCTCGCCACGGCGTTCGTGATCAGCCTGCTCACGGCGGGCGTCGGCTTCCTGCTGCACGAACTCGCCCACAAGGTCGTCGCGGTACGATACGGCCAGCGGGCGGCGTTCCGAGCCGACTACGGCATGCTGTTTCTCGCCGTCGTCTCGGCGCTCGCGGGGTTCCTCTTTGCCGCGCCGGGCGCGGTCCACCACCAGGGACGGATCACGAAGCGCGAACACGGGCTCATCGCGCTCGCCGGGCCGGCCGTCAACGTGGTTCTCGGAACGCTGTTCCTCCCGATCCTGCTGCTCGCCCCCTCGGGGAGCGGACCGCTCGCGCTGATCGGCTCGTACGGCGTCGCGGTGAACTACCTGCTCGGCGCGTTCAACCTCATCCCCTTCGGCCCGCTCGACGGCGCGACCGTCCGCTCGTGGAGCACCCCGATCTGGTTCGTCAGCTTCCTCGTCTGTGCGGCGCTCGCGGTGTTCTTCGGGTTCGCCGCGCTGCCGTAG